The following coding sequences are from one Culex quinquefasciatus strain JHB chromosome 1, VPISU_Cqui_1.0_pri_paternal, whole genome shotgun sequence window:
- the LOC119771255 gene encoding uncharacterized protein LOC119771255 encodes MEVGHHPPEIWEHIFSYLSGLQLLRARLVCRRWRDIVTGCPPLMRKVRIRLERKRIWQRYPLPDDFYVMDRNFNPTWLLPVTEIIFQDQLIAWIGPWWTRIAQRLTHLTLSGGFMDLSLLIVMLRHTPNLQSLQIRESCLTGTAELNVQFTKLQELNLDELRCCGDERTNLLDVFDKIFPRVKDLRIRKIWKEDFNVDRLLSPIRALAGTLEALEVDDAAVNVLRDLPELTRLRRISLHVEPRFYWDSWAKFFRSQRLIEDLVIYTDELTNTQVLRDIGRAVPNLKRLTLHISDKIDTDFLKFMPNLQYFELRGDLYNTIVLHRKGSARITEIRFREVTVTGLWKFLDRSPHLARIALNSCVLDDEDSNAKVSKNLRAVEIDRHTNISLGMLQSLLRKCPFLEELDYCYEETYDESVVPLICERLKGLRKLSLQYCPVSDADVEYLASYGLALEEVRLSRHTLCLQTVKQLQATRNINVCVLDY; translated from the exons ATGGAAGTCGGACATCATCCACCGGAGATTTGGGAACACATCTTCAGCTACCTGAGCGGTCTCCAGCTTCTCCGGGCGCGTCTGGTTTGTCGTCGATGGCGGGACATTGTCACCGGTTGCCCCCCGTTGATGCGGAAGGTCCGGATCCGCTTGGAAAGAAAGAGAATTTGGCAAAGGTACCCTTTGCCAGACGACTTTTATGTGATGGACCGTAACTTCAATCCAACTTGGCTGCTACCGGTGACGGAGATAATCTTTCAAGATCAGCTCATCGCCTGGATAGGTCCCTGGTGGACACGGATTGCCCAAAGGCTGACACATTTGACCTTGTCTGGAGGATTTATGGATCTATCGCTTCTGATTGTAATGCTTCGTCACACTCCCAACCTGCAAAGTTTGCAAATTCGGGAATCCTGCCTGACTGGTACGGCAGAACTCAACGTTCAGTTTACCAAACTGCAAGAACTTAACCTAGACGAACTGCGCTGCTGCGGCGATGAACGCACCAACCTGCTGGACGTCTTCGATAAAATCTTCCCACGCGTGAAAGATCTTCGCATTCGGAAGATTTGGAAAGAGGACTTCAACGTTGACAGGCTCCTGTCGCCTATTCGAGCTCTTGCCGGTACGCTGGAAGCGTTGGAGGTGGACGACGCAGCGGTCAATGTGCTTCGCGATTTGCCCGAGTTGACACGGTTGCGACGAATCTCCCTTCACGTTGAACCGCGGTTCTACTGGGACAGCTGGGCCAAATTTTTCCGTTCGCAGCGTCTGATTGAAGACTTGGTCATCTATACGGATGAACTAACCAACACCCAG GTTCTGCGTGACATCGGGCGTGCCGTACCAAATCTGAAACGACTCACGCTGCACATCAGCGACAAGATCGAtaccgattttttgaaattcatgcCGAACTTGCAGTACTTCGAGCTACGTGGGGATCTTTACAACACAATTGTTCTCCACAGAAAAGGCAGCGCGCGCATCACAGAGATCCGCTTCCGGGAAGTGACCGTAACCGGGCTCTGGAAATTTCTCGACCGTTCTCCGCACCTTGCGCGCATCGCGCTGAACAGTTGCGTGCTGGACGACGAAGACTCCAACGCCAAGGTGTCGAAAAATCTCCGCGCCGTAGAGATTGATCGCCACACGAACATTTCCTTGGGAATGCTGCAATCCCTCCTACGAAAGTGTCCTTTTCTCGAGGAATTGGACTATTGCTACGAGGAGACGTACGATGAATCCGTTGTGCCGCTGATTTGTGAGCGCTTGAAGGGTTTGAGGAAGTTGTCTCTCCAGTACTGTCCGGTTAGTGATGCTGACGTGGAGTATCTCGCAAGCTACGGTCTTGCGCTGGAAGAGGTTCGGTTGAGCAGGCACACGCTGTGTCTGCAAACCGTTAAGCAGCTGCAAGCGACCAGGAACATTAACGTGTGCGTGCTTGATTATTAA